AGAGATGGGAGGGTTTTTGATGAAGGGAGAAGCTTTAGGTTTGTTGGAGACAAAAGGTTTTGTGGGAGCTATAGAGGCGGCAGATGCAATGGTAAAGGCTGCTAACGTGACCTTGATAGGGCACAAGCTTTCCGGCGCAGGGTTGGTGACAGTGATGATAAGGGGAGATGTGGGGGCAGTGAAAGCTGCAGTGGATGCTGGGGCAGCAGCTGCTAAGGCAGTTGGCGAGGTTGTTTCTGTACACGTCATCCCAAGACCCCACACTGATACAGAGACCATGTTGCCTGAGGGAGAAAAAGACAACAAGGCAGATTTGAACATAGGGGTAGAAGACTAGCCTTAGATTGAAGGCGCAGGGGAGAGAGCCAGTCATGTTGAACATGGAAAAACTTGTAGATGCCATCACTAAAGAGATAAGCGCCCTGCTTGCGTCGGGCAACTTCCCCATTGTGGTTGGAGTAAGCAACAGGCACGTGCATTTGTCTAGGGAGCACACAGACATTCTGTTTGGCGAAGGATACGAACTCACCAAGATGAGGGATTTGAGGCAGCCTGGAGAGTTTGCTGCCAAGGAGACTGTCACTGTGGCTACAGCCGGGGGCGTTTTGGAAAATGTGAGGATCCTGGGCCCCATAAGAAAAAAGACCCAGTTTGAGCTTTCTGCTTCCGACGCCAGAAAGCTGCGAATAGACGTTCCCGTGGTAAAAAGCGGCTCTTCCCACGAGTTAGAAAGCCCCGTATTGCTTATAGGTCCAAAAGGGAGTGTCTCTCTCACCGAGGGTGTTGGGCTCGCATGGAGGCATATACATTTGTCTCCCGAAGAAGCCTTGGCCTTGGGAGTGAAAGACGGCCAGGAAGTAGATGTGGAGGTCAAGGGGGACAGGGGCGTCATATTTAGAAAGGTATGGGTGCGGGTGAGCGACAAGTTCGTAAGCGAGTTTCACGTGGATGTGGACGAAGCGAACGCTTGCGGGCTAAAGACCGGGGATTACGTTCAGATAGTCCGCATACCAGAAAGTTTGTAAATGGGGGAT
The DNA window shown above is from Thermovirga lienii DSM 17291 and carries:
- a CDS encoding microcompartments protein (PFAM: BMC domain~COGs: COG4577 Carbon dioxide concentrating mechanism/carboxysome shell protein~InterPro IPR000249~KEGG: tjr:TherJR_0624 microcompartments protein~PFAM: microcompartments protein~SPTR: Ribonuclease III); amino-acid sequence: MKGEALGLLETKGFVGAIEAADAMVKAANVTLIGHKLSGAGLVTVMIRGDVGAVKAAVDAGAAAAKAVGEVVSVHVIPRPHTDTETMLPEGEKDNKADLNIGVED
- a CDS encoding Propanediol utilization protein (PFAM: Propanediol utilisation protein PduL~COGs: COG4869 Propanediol utilization protein~InterPro IPR008300~KEGG: mta:Moth_1181 propanediol utilization protein~PFAM: Propanediol utilization protein~SPTR: Propanediol utilization protein PduL), yielding MLNMEKLVDAITKEISALLASGNFPIVVGVSNRHVHLSREHTDILFGEGYELTKMRDLRQPGEFAAKETVTVATAGGVLENVRILGPIRKKTQFELSASDARKLRIDVPVVKSGSSHELESPVLLIGPKGSVSLTEGVGLAWRHIHLSPEEALALGVKDGQEVDVEVKGDRGVIFRKVWVRVSDKFVSEFHVDVDEANACGLKTGDYVQIVRIPESL